In one Streptomyces venezuelae genomic region, the following are encoded:
- the glmU gene encoding bifunctional UDP-N-acetylglucosamine diphosphorylase/glucosamine-1-phosphate N-acetyltransferase GlmU codes for MSATCPAAVVVLAAGEGTRMKSDRPKVLHDICGRSLIGHVLHAASALSPEQLVTVVGFQSDQVREHLGAIAPQVRTAYQAEQNGTGHAVRIGLEELGGTVDGTVVVVCGDTPLLTGATLQKLAAVHDDDGNAVTVLTAEVPDATGYGRIVRDGADGSVTAIVEHKDATEAQHAIREINSGVFAFDGRLLTEALGKVRTDNSQGEEYLTDVLGILREAGHRVGAAVADDHEEIAGINNRVQLAQARRTLNDRLLTGAMLAGVTVVDPASTWVDATVTFERDAVIQPGTQLHGATHLGKGCEVGPNTRLKDTSVGAGARVDNSVADTAEIGEQALVGPFAYLRPGTRLGVKSKAGTYVEMKNATIGDGSKVPHLSYVGDATIGEHSNIGAASVFVNYDGQAKHHTTVGSHCRTGSDNMFVAPVTVGDGAYTAAGSVITKDVPAGSLAVARGQQRNIEGWVARKRPGSAAAKAAEAASREPAGES; via the coding sequence GTGAGCGCAACCTGCCCGGCAGCCGTCGTCGTCCTCGCAGCGGGTGAGGGCACCCGTATGAAGTCGGACCGGCCGAAGGTCCTGCACGACATCTGTGGACGTTCCCTCATCGGACACGTGCTCCACGCCGCCTCCGCGCTCTCGCCCGAGCAGCTCGTCACCGTCGTCGGTTTCCAGAGCGACCAGGTCCGCGAGCACCTGGGGGCCATCGCCCCGCAGGTCCGCACCGCCTACCAGGCCGAGCAGAACGGCACCGGGCACGCGGTCCGCATCGGCCTGGAGGAGCTCGGCGGCACGGTCGACGGCACCGTCGTGGTGGTCTGCGGCGACACCCCCCTCCTCACGGGCGCGACGCTCCAGAAGCTCGCCGCCGTGCACGACGACGACGGCAACGCCGTGACCGTGCTGACCGCCGAGGTGCCGGACGCGACCGGCTACGGCCGCATCGTGCGCGACGGCGCCGACGGCTCCGTCACCGCGATCGTCGAGCACAAGGACGCGACCGAGGCGCAGCACGCGATCCGCGAGATCAACTCCGGGGTCTTCGCCTTCGACGGCCGGCTCCTCACCGAGGCGCTCGGCAAGGTCCGCACGGACAACAGCCAGGGCGAGGAGTACCTGACCGACGTACTCGGCATCCTGCGCGAGGCCGGGCACCGCGTCGGCGCCGCCGTGGCGGACGACCACGAGGAGATCGCGGGCATCAACAACCGCGTCCAACTGGCACAGGCCCGGCGCACGTTGAACGACCGGCTGCTCACCGGCGCGATGCTGGCCGGCGTGACGGTCGTGGACCCGGCGTCGACGTGGGTGGACGCGACGGTGACGTTCGAGCGCGACGCGGTCATCCAGCCGGGCACGCAGCTGCACGGCGCCACGCACCTCGGCAAGGGCTGCGAGGTCGGCCCGAACACCCGCCTGAAGGACACCTCGGTGGGTGCGGGGGCGCGGGTGGACAACAGCGTCGCGGACACCGCGGAGATCGGGGAGCAGGCGCTCGTCGGCCCGTTCGCGTATCTGCGCCCCGGTACCCGGCTTGGAGTCAAGTCAAAGGCGGGTACGTATGTGGAGATGAAGAACGCGACGATCGGCGACGGCTCGAAGGTGCCGCACCTGTCGTACGTGGGCGACGCGACGATCGGCGAGCACTCCAACATCGGTGCCGCGAGCGTCTTCGTGAACTACGACGGCCAGGCCAAGCACCACACCACGGTCGGGTCCCACTGCCGGACCGGTTCGGACAACATGTTTGTGGCTCCTGTCACGGTCGGGGACGGTGCCTACACCGCCGCCGGGTCCGTGATCACGAAGGACGTGCCGGCGGGTTCGCTGGCCGTCGCGCGGGGCCAGCAGCGGAATATCGAGGGCTGGGTGGCCCGAAAGCGTCCGGGGAGCGCGGCCGCGAAGGCGGCCGAGGCGGCGTCCCGGGAGCCGGCCGGCGAAAGCTGA
- a CDS encoding sensor histidine kinase, translated as MTTTGDDRTTAMTGPWWWERWRGAALDAGLAVLSAAECGAEGVAFARDAGLPVPVGVGFGVLAGAALLIRRRWPIAVVLISIAITPAQMGVLLTVVGLYTLAASELPRRIIGALAGMSMAGTLVVALVRANQDMAEGSPSIGSEFIPFFAVTAAIGVTAPPVLLGLYVGARRRLVEGMRERADSLERELQLLAERAEERAEWARNEERTRIAREMHDVVAHRVSLMVVHAAALQAVARKDPEKAVRNAALVGDMGRQALTELREMLGVLRTGDGTKAKAEKPAEPPLAAVAFAAAAAASRAVDEDGPCLAELEELVGQSRTAGMAVDLSVEGEARDCSAEVEQTAYRVVQEALTNVHKHAAGAKTHVRLAYRSAEIAMQVENEPPPEADASSDARLPSGGNGLVGMRERVMALGGVFVSGPTDGGGFRVSAVLPAAA; from the coding sequence ATGACCACGACGGGGGACGACCGCACCACGGCCATGACCGGGCCGTGGTGGTGGGAGCGGTGGCGCGGTGCCGCGCTGGATGCGGGGCTTGCCGTGCTGTCCGCGGCGGAGTGCGGGGCGGAGGGAGTGGCCTTCGCGCGCGACGCGGGACTGCCCGTCCCGGTGGGGGTCGGCTTCGGCGTGCTCGCGGGAGCCGCGCTGCTGATCCGGCGGCGCTGGCCGATCGCCGTCGTCCTGATATCGATCGCCATCACGCCCGCCCAGATGGGCGTCCTGCTGACCGTCGTCGGCCTGTACACGCTGGCCGCCTCCGAGCTGCCGCGCCGCATCATCGGCGCGCTGGCCGGCATGTCGATGGCGGGCACCCTCGTCGTCGCGCTGGTGCGGGCCAACCAGGACATGGCCGAAGGCAGCCCCTCGATCGGCAGCGAGTTCATCCCCTTCTTCGCGGTGACCGCCGCGATCGGCGTGACCGCGCCCCCCGTCCTCCTCGGGCTGTACGTGGGAGCGCGCCGCCGCCTCGTCGAGGGCATGCGGGAGCGCGCCGACAGCCTGGAGCGGGAGCTCCAGCTCCTCGCGGAGCGCGCCGAGGAACGCGCGGAGTGGGCGCGCAACGAGGAGCGGACGCGGATCGCCCGCGAGATGCACGACGTGGTCGCCCACCGCGTGAGCCTGATGGTCGTGCACGCCGCGGCCCTGCAGGCGGTGGCGCGCAAGGACCCCGAGAAGGCGGTCAGGAACGCCGCGCTCGTCGGCGACATGGGACGTCAGGCGCTGACCGAGCTCCGCGAGATGCTCGGGGTGCTGCGCACGGGCGACGGCACGAAGGCGAAGGCGGAGAAGCCCGCCGAGCCGCCGCTGGCCGCCGTGGCCTTCGCGGCCGCCGCGGCGGCGTCCCGCGCGGTCGACGAGGACGGCCCGTGCCTCGCGGAGCTGGAGGAACTGGTGGGCCAGTCGCGGACCGCGGGCATGGCGGTGGACCTGTCGGTGGAGGGCGAGGCGCGTGACTGCTCCGCGGAGGTGGAGCAGACGGCGTACCGGGTGGTGCAGGAGGCGCTGACCAACGTCCACAAGCACGCGGCGGGCGCGAAGACGCACGTACGGCTCGCGTACCGCAGCGCGGAGATCGCGATGCAGGTGGAGAACGAGCCCCCGCCCGAGGCCGACGCCTCGTCCGACGCCCGGCTGCCGAGCGGCGGCAACGGCCTCGTCGGCATGCGGGAGCGCGTGATGGCCCTGGGTGGGGTGTTCGTCTCGGGGCCGACGGACGGGGGCGGCTTCCGGGTGTCGGCGGTGCTTCCGGCGGCCGCGTAG
- a CDS encoding SUKH-3 domain-containing protein — translation MHPDHPATAAAPGTGGSTRFPVPVDAALRAAGWRPGHWDIKQAEIWADALRRHTSPAGHRHTVFPAAVEAWAEFGGLHITPQGPGRQIAPATVHLDPMYGLHLARTLGDLGRALGTELCPIGEEPDNQALLAIDTEGRVYSLDHSGDWFLGAHIDQALATLITGAQPTRLSASSGI, via the coding sequence ATGCACCCCGACCACCCCGCCACCGCCGCCGCACCCGGCACCGGCGGCAGCACCCGCTTCCCCGTCCCCGTCGACGCCGCCCTGCGCGCCGCCGGCTGGCGCCCGGGCCACTGGGACATAAAGCAGGCCGAGATCTGGGCGGACGCCCTGCGCCGCCACACCTCGCCGGCCGGACACCGGCACACCGTCTTCCCCGCGGCCGTCGAGGCGTGGGCGGAGTTCGGCGGCCTGCACATCACCCCGCAGGGCCCCGGCCGCCAGATAGCGCCCGCCACAGTGCACCTCGACCCGATGTACGGCCTCCACCTCGCCCGTACCCTCGGCGACCTGGGCCGCGCGCTGGGCACCGAGCTCTGCCCGATCGGCGAGGAACCGGACAACCAGGCGCTGCTCGCCATCGACACCGAGGGCCGCGTCTACAGCCTCGACCACAGCGGCGACTGGTTCCTCGGCGCCCACATCGACCAGGCCCTGGCCACGCTCATCACCGGCGCCCAGCCCACCCGCCTGTCGGCGAGCTCGGGGATATAG
- a CDS encoding SMI1/KNR4 family protein — translation MTTGRLGQQSAPPNAAYAGQVVHFPDPVRAARHPRGVRVDERGYPDFSAYARAAAEIAEPPEGFGVDELRLTDYVSANAAMAAADHDLWDTIPAVATPHGWTWHHVPNSRRLELVPVEVKALLRHHGGIATTAVDQNKRGTRPLQETRPAHFGLPKAAVAVTEGQVQSVEEDLGYRLPGAYRSFLKAAGGCAPVGAALDAELGLLVDQPFFTVRDEAAVNDLVYVNKCLRDHLTKDYLGVAFVQGGLLAVKVKGDRIGSVWFCAYDDARDVSEAAGWPPAERVRQLLLPCGDDFDAFLSRLAGNPPELETVANLMVDGGFAHAVSVSSGGE, via the coding sequence ATGACGACAGGTCGGCTGGGGCAGCAGTCAGCGCCGCCGAACGCGGCCTACGCCGGGCAGGTCGTGCACTTCCCGGACCCGGTCCGTGCCGCCCGCCATCCCAGAGGCGTGCGGGTGGACGAGCGCGGTTACCCGGACTTCTCGGCGTACGCCCGCGCGGCCGCCGAGATCGCCGAGCCCCCCGAGGGCTTCGGAGTCGACGAACTGCGCCTGACGGACTACGTGTCGGCGAACGCGGCGATGGCGGCGGCGGACCACGACCTGTGGGACACGATCCCCGCGGTGGCGACCCCGCACGGCTGGACCTGGCACCACGTGCCGAACAGCCGCCGCCTCGAACTCGTCCCCGTCGAGGTGAAGGCGCTGCTGCGGCACCACGGCGGCATCGCGACGACGGCCGTGGACCAGAACAAGAGGGGCACGCGTCCGCTGCAGGAGACGCGCCCCGCCCACTTCGGCCTGCCGAAGGCCGCGGTCGCGGTGACGGAAGGGCAGGTGCAGAGCGTCGAGGAGGACCTCGGCTACCGGCTGCCCGGCGCCTACCGCTCGTTCCTGAAGGCCGCGGGCGGCTGCGCGCCGGTCGGCGCCGCGCTCGACGCGGAGCTCGGACTCCTCGTGGACCAGCCGTTCTTCACGGTGCGGGACGAGGCCGCGGTCAACGACCTGGTGTACGTGAACAAGTGCCTGCGCGACCACCTCACCAAGGACTACCTGGGTGTCGCTTTCGTGCAGGGCGGCCTGCTCGCCGTGAAGGTGAAGGGCGACCGGATCGGCTCGGTGTGGTTCTGCGCGTACGACGACGCGCGTGACGTCTCGGAGGCGGCCGGGTGGCCCCCTGCCGAGCGGGTGCGGCAGCTGCTGCTGCCGTGCGGCGACGACTTCGACGCGTTCCTGTCCCGGCTCGCGGGCAATCCGCCGGAGCTGGAGACCGTGGCGAACCTGATGGTGGACGGCGGCTTCGCGCACGCCGTCTCCGTGTCCTCGGGTGGGGAGTGA
- a CDS encoding YwqJ-related putative deaminase, which translates to MQTAQSSMSGQTLATTAGATTGDGTAPATVPTATQAAQAAQAAHTAGDPRVGWSATAAHAPILRQRRDGILPTVAAALSVRGQTTLTCTAGRGEEPPALHPLVQDFLDALTSGQRERFTGRCAEAILISRHLTAADASRSKRASRKPMTNGEARKALKHGKLTTRRIREDGDPLHGHFAQPCRSCTALTAHFGVRVVDPTATEA; encoded by the coding sequence ATGCAGACGGCACAGAGCAGCATGTCCGGCCAGACACTGGCCACGACGGCGGGCGCCACGACCGGCGACGGCACGGCCCCGGCCACCGTCCCGACGGCCACGCAGGCGGCGCAGGCCGCGCAGGCCGCACACACGGCCGGAGACCCACGCGTCGGCTGGAGCGCGACCGCCGCCCACGCGCCCATCCTGCGTCAGCGCCGCGACGGCATCCTGCCCACCGTCGCCGCCGCCCTCTCCGTGCGCGGCCAGACCACCCTCACGTGCACCGCGGGCCGCGGCGAGGAGCCCCCGGCGCTCCATCCGCTCGTCCAGGACTTCCTCGACGCCCTCACCAGCGGGCAGCGTGAGCGCTTCACGGGCCGCTGTGCCGAGGCCATCCTCATCTCCCGCCACCTCACGGCGGCCGACGCGAGCCGATCCAAGCGCGCCTCGCGCAAGCCGATGACCAACGGCGAGGCCCGCAAGGCGCTCAAGCACGGGAAGCTCACCACCCGCCGCATCCGTGAGGACGGCGACCCCCTGCACGGGCACTTCGCCCAGCCCTGCCGTTCCTGCACCGCGCTCACCGCCCACTTCGGTGTCCGCGTCGTCGACCCCACGGCCACCGAAGCCTGA